A section of the Myxococcus virescens genome encodes:
- a CDS encoding sensor histidine kinase, translating into MPPTSALILNVNDDAASRYVTSRVLELAGFRVVDAASGMEALALVTEDTDLVILDVRLPDISGLEVCRRLKETPRTQGVLVLHLSAQAVGPGDRAQGLERGADGYLVAPVDPEELVAQVHALLRLRQAEREVKELSREVVHQRQLLELAISCAADPIALYDETGRVLSANQSLYASRGSHAVHAPGRTLDELQAADGALTPYLEQVRVALRTGQVQRGTMVLGSDRGPRYFDYVLSPALGAGGEVLAVMSSLRDVTESRSAEEFREQFIGMLGHDLRNPLNALSMSAQQLRRKGGLDERQGMLTERILTSAERMDRMIRQLLDFARSRLGGGIPVVRSPCDVFEVVRRTVDELRASHPGRVVELESKGDGLGKWDSDRLEQAVGNLVANALKYSPAESTVWVGAEGSEREVVLRIHNRGTPIPAEDLPHVFGAWRRGRRAASDAGAPSGLGLGLYITRQIVRAHDGDAQVASSATEGTTFLIRLPR; encoded by the coding sequence ATGCCTCCCACTTCCGCGCTCATCCTCAACGTCAACGACGACGCGGCCAGCCGCTATGTCACCTCCCGCGTGCTGGAGCTCGCGGGCTTCCGCGTCGTGGACGCCGCCTCCGGGATGGAGGCGCTTGCCCTGGTGACCGAGGACACGGACCTGGTCATCCTGGACGTGCGGCTGCCGGACATCAGCGGCCTGGAGGTGTGCCGGAGGTTGAAGGAGACGCCTCGCACACAGGGTGTCCTGGTGCTCCACCTGTCCGCACAGGCCGTGGGGCCGGGCGATCGGGCGCAGGGCTTGGAGCGCGGCGCGGACGGCTACCTGGTGGCGCCGGTGGACCCGGAGGAGCTGGTGGCCCAGGTCCACGCGCTGCTCCGGCTGCGCCAGGCCGAGCGCGAGGTGAAGGAGCTGTCCCGCGAGGTGGTGCACCAGCGCCAGCTCCTGGAGTTGGCCATCTCCTGCGCGGCGGACCCCATCGCGCTCTACGACGAGACCGGGCGCGTCCTGTCGGCCAATCAGTCCCTGTATGCCTCACGCGGCAGCCACGCCGTGCATGCACCGGGCAGGACACTGGATGAGCTGCAGGCCGCGGATGGGGCGCTGACGCCGTACCTCGAACAGGTGCGGGTGGCCCTTCGCACGGGGCAGGTGCAGCGCGGCACCATGGTCTTGGGATCGGACCGGGGCCCGCGGTACTTCGACTACGTCCTGTCGCCCGCGCTGGGGGCCGGCGGCGAGGTGCTGGCGGTGATGTCCTCCCTGCGGGACGTCACGGAGTCGCGCAGCGCGGAGGAGTTCCGCGAGCAGTTCATCGGCATGTTGGGGCATGACCTGCGCAACCCGCTCAACGCGCTGTCCATGTCCGCGCAGCAGCTGCGGCGCAAGGGTGGGCTGGACGAGCGCCAGGGCATGCTCACCGAGCGCATCCTCACCAGCGCCGAGCGCATGGACCGGATGATTCGCCAACTGCTGGACTTCGCGCGCTCGCGGCTGGGCGGTGGCATTCCGGTGGTGCGCTCGCCGTGCGACGTGTTCGAGGTGGTGCGCCGCACCGTGGACGAGCTGCGCGCCAGCCATCCTGGCCGGGTGGTGGAGCTGGAGTCCAAGGGCGATGGCCTGGGGAAGTGGGACTCCGACCGCCTGGAGCAGGCCGTGGGCAACCTGGTGGCCAACGCGTTGAAGTACAGCCCGGCGGAGAGCACCGTGTGGGTGGGCGCCGAGGGCTCCGAGCGCGAGGTGGTGCTGCGCATCCACAACCGTGGCACGCCCATCCCCGCCGAGGACCTGCCCCATGTCTTCGGCGCCTGGCGACGGGGCCGGCGCGCGGCCAGTGACGCGGGCGCGCCCAGCGGCCTGGGCCTGGGGCTCTACATCACCCGGCAGATTGTCCGGGCGCATGACGGGGACGCGCAGGTGGCCTCCAGTGCGACGGAGGGCACGACCTTCCTCATTCGCCTGCCACGTTGA
- a CDS encoding PLP-dependent cysteine synthase family protein, with the protein MRPPCRPLPADGRFLQAVGPTPLVPVRLHEEGPTIWCKLEFLNPSGSTKDRIARYMLEKAWRQGELVPGGEVIEASSGSTSIALALACAQMGLRFTAVMPEGVTGERILTIRAYGGDVVLVPREAGVHGAIVKAEELARERKAFAPRQFENLDNAEAHRVWTGQEILSQIPGGLVHGVVSGVGTGGTVVGLYQAFAEAGCPVTAFVARPIAGLGCDIECCSFSPRVPGVVDGMSRLYREADMPGRVEIDVSDDVAMSTARALIRRGFPVGPSSGLNYVAAVEAAKRLGPGAQVVTVFPDRMERYFSTELIQPKPVPTRGAA; encoded by the coding sequence ATGCGTCCTCCCTGTCGCCCTCTTCCCGCGGACGGCCGCTTCCTCCAGGCCGTGGGTCCCACTCCGCTCGTCCCCGTACGTCTCCACGAGGAGGGCCCCACCATCTGGTGCAAGCTGGAGTTCCTCAACCCCAGCGGCTCCACCAAGGACCGCATCGCGCGCTACATGCTGGAGAAGGCGTGGCGCCAGGGGGAGCTCGTCCCCGGCGGCGAGGTCATCGAGGCGTCCAGCGGCTCCACGAGCATCGCCCTGGCGCTGGCTTGCGCCCAGATGGGCCTGCGCTTCACGGCGGTGATGCCGGAGGGAGTCACCGGGGAGCGCATCCTCACCATCCGCGCCTATGGGGGTGACGTGGTGCTGGTGCCGCGCGAAGCCGGCGTGCACGGCGCCATCGTGAAGGCGGAGGAGCTGGCGCGTGAGCGCAAGGCCTTCGCGCCGCGTCAGTTCGAGAACCTGGACAACGCCGAGGCCCACCGGGTGTGGACGGGCCAGGAGATTCTGTCGCAAATCCCGGGCGGGCTGGTGCACGGCGTGGTCAGCGGCGTAGGCACGGGCGGCACCGTGGTGGGCCTGTACCAGGCCTTCGCGGAAGCAGGCTGTCCGGTGACGGCCTTCGTGGCGCGCCCCATCGCCGGCCTGGGCTGCGACATCGAATGTTGCAGCTTCAGCCCCCGCGTCCCGGGCGTGGTGGATGGCATGTCCCGGCTGTACCGCGAGGCGGACATGCCGGGCCGCGTTGAAATCGACGTGTCGGACGACGTCGCCATGAGCACCGCCAGGGCGCTCATCCGCCGCGGCTTCCCGGTGGGGCCGTCGTCCGGCCTCAACTACGTCGCCGCGGTGGAAGCCGCGAAGCGACTGGGCCCGGGGGCGCAGGTGGTGACGGTGTTCCCCGACCGCATGGAGCGCTACTTCTCCACCGAGCTCATCCAGCCCAAGCCCGTGCCAACACGCGGCGCGGCATGA
- a CDS encoding DUF2378 family protein, translating into MASEKLIFAQSVEALFVRALGPYLTRDGRQRLKAVGLDLSEPLRPQYTLEQWRAFLRVAAQDVFPTLPPHEASFALGARFLQGFRQTSVGRASLSLVTQLGPRRTLERVPYNVRAGNNFNEVRVEESTQDSATLWMKDVTADTPDFAAGFLAETLRSAGAGHVEVKPIAFDGTAATFRVTWSKVASRAPVAGAGPRRVH; encoded by the coding sequence ATGGCGTCAGAGAAGCTCATTTTCGCTCAGTCCGTGGAAGCGCTCTTCGTGCGGGCGCTCGGGCCGTATCTCACCCGGGATGGACGCCAGCGCTTGAAGGCGGTGGGGCTCGACCTGTCGGAGCCGCTGCGCCCCCAGTACACATTGGAGCAGTGGCGCGCCTTCCTGCGCGTGGCGGCGCAGGATGTCTTCCCGACCCTGCCACCGCACGAGGCCAGCTTCGCGTTGGGCGCGCGCTTCCTCCAGGGCTTCCGGCAGACGTCGGTGGGCCGGGCCAGCCTGTCGCTCGTCACGCAGTTGGGGCCGCGGCGCACGCTGGAGCGGGTGCCGTACAACGTCCGCGCCGGCAACAACTTCAATGAGGTCCGCGTGGAGGAGTCCACGCAGGACAGCGCCACGCTGTGGATGAAGGACGTCACGGCGGACACGCCGGACTTCGCGGCGGGCTTTCTGGCGGAGACGCTGCGGTCGGCGGGCGCGGGGCATGTGGAGGTGAAGCCCATCGCCTTCGACGGCACGGCGGCCACCTTCCGCGTCACCTGGTCGAAGGTCGCCAGCCGGGCGCCCGTGGCCGGTGCCGGTCCCCGTCGCGTCCACTGA
- a CDS encoding ABC transporter ATP-binding protein has protein sequence MARLFVEDLHVRLGANDILKGITADFRDGEVVALLGRSGSGKSTLLRSVAGLETPVRGRIHIGERTVFDAAAKVNLPPERRDLGLVFQSYALWPHKTVFDNVAYGLRLRKQPREQVERAVREVLQGVGLEGYGDRFPSQLSGGQQQRVALARALVYGPPLVLLDEPLSNLDAKLREEARVWIRALIKRLGLTALFVTHDQVEAMAIADRIMLLDGGRMVQDGTPEQLYTEPRSLFAADFMGVNNTLSGRVVERRDGEARLQVGSQSLWGLLRGDGSGGDTATGVIRVEELQLASGPGENRLPAALVSSIYVGGRWEHQFHAAGQTLRASTRQSLAPGAYTLAFPKERLWIF, from the coding sequence ATGGCCCGGTTGTTCGTCGAGGACCTCCACGTCCGGCTCGGCGCGAATGACATCCTGAAGGGCATCACCGCCGATTTCCGAGATGGCGAAGTGGTGGCGCTGCTGGGCCGCTCCGGCAGCGGCAAGTCCACGCTGCTGCGCTCCGTCGCCGGACTGGAGACGCCGGTGCGAGGGCGCATCCACATCGGCGAGCGCACAGTGTTCGACGCGGCTGCGAAGGTGAACCTGCCGCCAGAGCGGCGTGACCTGGGGCTGGTGTTCCAGTCCTACGCGCTGTGGCCGCACAAGACGGTGTTCGACAACGTGGCCTACGGCCTGCGGCTGCGCAAGCAGCCCCGCGAGCAGGTGGAGCGGGCCGTGCGCGAGGTGCTCCAGGGTGTGGGCCTGGAGGGGTATGGCGACCGGTTCCCCAGCCAGCTCTCCGGTGGGCAGCAGCAGCGGGTGGCGCTGGCGCGGGCGCTCGTCTACGGGCCGCCGCTGGTGCTCCTGGATGAGCCCTTGTCCAACCTGGACGCGAAGCTGCGGGAGGAGGCGCGCGTGTGGATTCGCGCGCTCATCAAGCGGCTGGGGCTCACCGCGCTCTTCGTCACCCATGACCAGGTGGAGGCCATGGCCATCGCCGACCGCATCATGCTGCTGGACGGTGGGCGGATGGTGCAGGACGGGACGCCGGAGCAGCTCTACACGGAGCCCCGGAGCCTGTTCGCCGCCGACTTCATGGGGGTGAACAACACCTTGTCCGGCCGCGTGGTGGAGCGGCGCGACGGCGAGGCGCGGCTCCAGGTGGGAAGCCAGTCATTGTGGGGCCTGCTGCGTGGGGACGGCTCCGGTGGCGACACGGCCACCGGCGTCATCCGCGTGGAGGAGCTCCAACTGGCATCCGGGCCCGGGGAGAACCGGCTCCCGGCCGCGCTGGTGAGCTCCATCTACGTGGGCGGGCGCTGGGAGCACCAGTTCCATGCCGCAGGGCAGACACTGCGCGCCTCGACGCGCCAGTCGTTGGCCCCGGGGGCCTACACGCTCGCGTTCCCCAAGGAGCGCCTCTGGATTTTCTGA
- a CDS encoding TolC family protein: MSSHGTWRRSATRAVLATGVAVWLGPGAAGANEQRYQSQLEAIARQAPEAQASEPFTSATVLERAELVRQVLARNPSLEAAREAWRASLERYPRETALEDPMLTYEVAPLSITGSVPFGQVVGLSQQLPFPGKRGLRGEMALAEAQAMREDREALRLRLALTASTLFDDLFVVERSLDVTAEHLRLLGQLKKSAEAQYVTGRASQQDPLQAEVELSEVLREQVMFEAERERLRAQLNGLLHRAPQAPLPPLPEAMPTHAAESVPAERLQDEALRLRPELEGLRARLGGGEAAVRLAKRDYYPDVMVMGEYNSMWMDTPHQFMAGVTLNIPLDFGKRKAAVREAESGLKRLRREEEQLISDIRVEVEQARSRAEEARRVVALFQERLIPAAKDQVSAARAGFESGKNSFQVLIEAERGLRRVELREQTALADVQRRRAELDKAMGHTPGLPRNGETR; this comes from the coding sequence ATGTCGTCCCATGGAACCTGGAGGCGGTCCGCCACGCGGGCCGTGCTCGCCACCGGCGTCGCTGTGTGGCTGGGCCCCGGCGCGGCCGGAGCCAATGAGCAGCGGTATCAATCCCAACTCGAAGCCATTGCCCGGCAGGCACCGGAGGCACAGGCATCCGAGCCCTTCACGAGCGCCACCGTGCTGGAGCGCGCGGAGCTGGTGCGGCAGGTGCTCGCGCGCAACCCCTCACTGGAAGCAGCGCGTGAGGCGTGGCGCGCCAGTCTCGAACGCTACCCGCGTGAGACGGCGCTCGAAGACCCGATGCTGACCTATGAAGTCGCGCCGCTGAGCATCACGGGCAGCGTGCCCTTCGGACAGGTCGTGGGGCTGAGCCAACAGCTCCCCTTCCCCGGCAAGCGCGGCCTGCGAGGGGAGATGGCGCTGGCGGAAGCGCAGGCGATGCGCGAGGACCGCGAGGCCCTGCGTCTGCGCCTGGCCCTCACGGCCTCCACGCTCTTCGATGACTTGTTCGTCGTGGAGCGCTCGCTCGACGTCACGGCGGAGCACCTGCGGCTGCTCGGGCAGCTCAAGAAGAGCGCGGAGGCCCAATACGTCACCGGCCGCGCCTCGCAGCAGGATCCGCTCCAGGCGGAGGTGGAGCTGAGCGAGGTGCTGCGCGAACAGGTGATGTTCGAAGCCGAGCGCGAGCGGCTTCGCGCCCAGCTCAACGGCCTGCTGCACCGCGCCCCCCAGGCACCGCTGCCGCCACTGCCGGAAGCCATGCCCACGCATGCCGCGGAGTCCGTGCCCGCCGAACGGCTGCAAGACGAAGCGCTGCGCCTGCGCCCGGAGCTGGAGGGCCTGCGGGCCCGGCTCGGTGGTGGCGAGGCCGCCGTCCGGCTCGCGAAGCGCGACTACTACCCGGATGTCATGGTGATGGGTGAGTACAACTCCATGTGGATGGACACGCCCCACCAGTTCATGGCGGGCGTCACCCTCAACATCCCGCTCGACTTCGGCAAGCGGAAGGCCGCTGTGCGGGAGGCCGAATCCGGCCTGAAGCGCCTGCGCCGGGAGGAAGAGCAGCTCATCTCCGACATCCGCGTCGAGGTGGAGCAGGCGCGCTCGCGCGCCGAGGAGGCTCGGCGCGTGGTGGCGCTCTTCCAGGAGCGGCTCATCCCCGCGGCGAAGGACCAGGTGTCCGCCGCCCGCGCGGGCTTCGAGAGCGGCAAGAACAGCTTCCAGGTCCTCATCGAGGCGGAGCGCGGCCTGCGCCGCGTGGAGCTGCGTGAACAGACAGCCCTGGCGGACGTGCAGCGCCGCCGGGCGGAGTTGGACAAGGCCATGGGCCACACCCCGGGACTGCCCCGGAACGGAGAGACGCGATGA